One Tiliqua scincoides isolate rTilSci1 chromosome 9, rTilSci1.hap2, whole genome shotgun sequence DNA segment encodes these proteins:
- the DRC7 gene encoding dynein regulatory complex subunit 7, which translates to MEDNEEVYEMLEEEEDDEEETRSSFQLSDGLQDLEEQLSRIQVHIPEVVHDFDWSSIETANLPESYKTNTAKEKLLLQVADNFHRQYAHLCPDREPLFLHPVNECGIEKFVSTTVRPTLLTYSELYNWDGCARFVADYLTMEPLPSPIAPPSYLYSPTTILRYQRGNCFDFSVLLCSLLIGAGYDAYCVNGYATREMCMMDETKEECPLLQKSEEVAVETMKVKPKKYAIKPPRDLHSKFEMRLEAKQEAIVQAAEEKRRKEEEERVAEAERPKPDSLYGLRVHAWVLVLSGKREVPESFFINPFTAQSYSTTDDHFLGIESVWNHRNYWVNMQDCWNACRDLLFDLGDPLRWEFLLLGTDKPLLALPEMEEEEELVDDEVEDLMKEEEPKGFDMPASWVKQIQISPKEFEMRCPKGKKLIQYKNAKLEKWAPYLNGNGLVSRLTLFEDPDYTKVLNIKEWYKNREDMLETREMNQRNDVTTEYFAPGHVLGLKAHIYVTMIPETERTMEFYSETRVDGLRKRVETPQDMEEYFEGRSDFLNYRHTVFGPRARKHSNAFTAADTNARPILKITERFDRNPQKPADEDVAERIFSIVEEKIFLTYHCKDNYITASKREFNKRSNVDSKGNKIIMSLDMCVSYQVGYTEKEKKLFHLYEMLLQLMEEERQSKHQVWESEMEVLDILKLREEEEAASKLTVSIYDTERNEKSKEHREAMERLLQEERQRQVEQDLDYLAPFLIQMGGVDKMTKWLALRLKEECLNDFKHRLVEKANLIQARFEKETQELQKKQQWYQQNQLNMTLEDEDAYLSYCSDAIFRIRILELRLSRHKEKAPQKYMALEEKLCKDPRLSEYLRLYL; encoded by the exons ATGGAGGACAATGAAGAAGTGTATGAAAtgctggaagaagaggaggatgaCGAAGAAGAAACACGAAGCTCCTTTCAGCTCAGCGATGGACTCCAAGACCTGGAGGAACAGCTGTCCCGAATTCAAGTTCATATTCCAGAAGTTGTGCA TGATTTTGACTGGAGTTCAATTGAGACCGCCAATTTACCAGAGTCCTACAAGACCAATACTGCCaaggagaagctgctgctgcaggtggCCGACAATTTTCACCGACAGTATGCGCACTTGTGCCCTGATCGTGAGCCACTCTTCCTCCACCCTGTCAATGAATGTGGCATAGAG AAATTTGTGAGCACCACTGTGCGCCCGACTCTGCTCACCTATTCGGAGTTGTACAACTGGGATGGCTGTGCCCGCTTCGTGGCAGACTATCTCACCATGGAGCCACTACCCTCTCCCATTGCACCA CCTAGTTACCTGTACTCTCCGACTACAATCCTGCGATATCAAAGGGGGAACTGCTTTGATTTCAGTGTTCTCCTGTGCTCTCTGCTGATTGGCGCAGGCTATGATGCCTATTGCGTGAACGGCTATGCCACCCGGGAGATGTGCATGATGGATGAGACCAAGGAGGAGTGCCCCCTGTTGCAAAAGTCAGAAGAG GTGGCAGTAGAAACCATGAAGGTGAAGCCCAAGAAATATGCCATCAAGCCTCCGCGGGATCTGCACAGTAAATTTGAGATGCGCCTGGAAGCCAAGCAGGAAGCCATCGTGCAGGCAGCTGAGGAGAAGAGGcggaaggaagaagaagaaagggtcGCA GAGGCAGAAAGGCCCAAGCCAGACTCTCTGTATGGTCTGCGGGTCCATGCCTGGGTTCTGGTTCTTTCGGGCAAGAGGGAGGTGCCGGAGAGCTTCTTTATCAACCCTTTTACAGCACAAAGCTACAGTACCACTGACGATCACTTCCTTGGGATTGAAAGTGTCTGGAACCACCGGAATTACTGGGTCAACATGCAGGACTGTTGGAACGCATGCAGG GATCTCTTGTTTGACCTTGGAGACCCCCTGCGGTGGGAGTTCCTGCTTCTAGGGACCGATAAGCCTCTCCTGGCTTTGCCagaaatggaggaggaagaggaactaGTGGATGATGAGGTGGAAGATTTG ATGAAGGAAGAGGAACCCAAAGGGTTTGACATGCCTGCGTCTTGGGTGAAGCAGATTCAGATATCTCCAAAAG AATTTGAGATGCGCTGTCCCAAAGGCAAGAAGCTGATTCAGTACAAGAATGCCAAGCTGGAAAAATGGGCACCATACCTGAACGGCAACGGGCTGGTCTCTCGTCTCACTCTCTTCGAGGATCCTGACT ACACCAAAGTGCTGAACATAAAGGAGTGGTACAAGAATCGAGAAGACATGTTGGAGACGAGAGAAATGAATCAGCGAAACGATGTGACAACGGAGTACTTTGCTCCTGGACATGTGCTGGGTCTGAAAG CGCACATCTATGTGACGATGATCCCAGAGACAGAGCGCACCATGGAGTTTTACAGTGAGACCCGAGTTGATGGCCTTCGGAAACGCGTCGAAACTCCCCAAGACATGGAAGAATATTTTGAAGGGCGCTCAGATTTCCTGAATTACCGGCACACTGTGTTTGGCCCAAGAGCCAGAAAACATTCTAACGCTTTTACTGCTGCAGACACCAATGCCCGGCCTATTCTA AAAATCACAGAGCGGTTCGACAGGAACCCCCAGAAACCAGCTGATGAAGACGTGGCAGAGCGCATCTTCTCCATTGTGGAGGAGAAGATCTTTTTAACCTACCACTGCAAGGATAATTACATCACTGCCTCAAAGAGGGAGTTCAACAAGCGGTCGAATGTGGACAGCAAGGGGAATAAGATCATCATGTCCCTAGACATGTGCGTCAGCTATCAG GTGGGGTAcactgagaaagaaaagaagctaTTCCACCTGTATGAAATGCTGTTGCAACTAATGGAAGAGGAGCGGCAGTCCAAGCACCAAGTGTGGGAGTCGGAGATGGAG GTTCTGGACATTCTGAAGCTTCgagaggaggaagaagcagcCAGCAAATTGACAGTGTCTATTTATGACACAGAGAGGAATGAGAAGAGCAAAGAGCATCGGGAAGCAATG gagCGCCTGCTGCAAGAGGAGCGCCAGCGGCAAGTGGAGCAGGATCTGGACTACCTGGCCCCCTTCCTGATCCAGATGGGCGGAGTCGATAAGATGACCAAGTGGTTGGCCTTGCGGCTCAAGGAAGAATGCCTTAATGACTTCAAGCACCGGCTTGTTGAGAAGGCCAACCTCATCCAAGCGCGCTTCGAAAAG GAAACTCAGGAGCTTcagaagaagcagcagtggtACCAGCAGAACCAACTCAACATGACTTTGGAGGATGAAGATGCCTACTTGAGCTATTGCTCGGATGCCATATTTCGCATCCGAATCTTGGAGCTTCGTCTTAGCAG gCACAAAGAGAAAGCCCCACAGAAGTACATGGCGCTAGAAGAAAAGCTGTGCAAGGACCCACGGCTCTCAGAATACCTTCGGCTTTATCTTTAA